The Thermus brockianus genome window below encodes:
- a CDS encoding amino acid ABC transporter permease: MPLWLRLTLVLALLLGGYVLFFVLLGYALERYFLLTGFGPERAASASQAMALGAEITLKLTLISGLAGLVIGVFAGMFRLSARAWVRLPATFYIWVTRGTPLLVQILFAYNALPLLLQPLWPGAQQALTPYWAAFIALSFNVGAYNAEVVRAGIQAIPKGQWEAAWSLGLSPADTMRFVVLPQALRIVVPPLVNNVVALLKDSSLASAIALTELALSGQRIISATFRPVEVYLAVAAIYLLLTTVLTAFTNRLEVRLRVRTR; this comes from the coding sequence ATGCCCCTTTGGCTTCGCCTCACGTTGGTGCTGGCCCTCCTCCTTGGGGGCTACGTTCTCTTTTTCGTCCTTTTAGGGTATGCCCTAGAGCGGTACTTCCTCCTCACGGGCTTTGGTCCCGAGCGGGCGGCTTCCGCCAGCCAGGCCATGGCCTTGGGGGCGGAGATCACCTTGAAGCTCACCCTGATCTCGGGCCTGGCCGGCCTCGTCATCGGCGTCTTCGCTGGGATGTTCCGGCTTTCCGCCCGGGCTTGGGTGCGGCTTCCCGCCACCTTTTACATCTGGGTCACCCGGGGCACCCCTCTCTTGGTGCAGATCCTCTTCGCCTACAACGCCTTGCCCCTTTTGCTTCAGCCCCTTTGGCCTGGGGCGCAGCAGGCCCTCACGCCTTACTGGGCGGCCTTTATCGCCCTCTCCTTCAACGTGGGGGCCTACAACGCCGAGGTGGTGCGGGCGGGCATCCAGGCTATTCCCAAGGGGCAGTGGGAGGCGGCCTGGTCCTTGGGCCTTTCCCCGGCGGACACCATGCGCTTTGTCGTCCTGCCCCAGGCCTTAAGGATCGTGGTGCCCCCCTTGGTGAACAACGTGGTGGCGCTCCTGAAGGACTCCTCCTTGGCGAGCGCCATCGCGCTAACCGAGCTGGCCCTTTCCGGGCAAAGGATCATCTCCGCCACCTTTCGCCCGGTGGAGGTCTACCTGGCGGTGGCCGCCATCTACCTCCTCCTCACCACGGTGCTCACCGCCTTTACCAACCGTTTGGAGGTGCGCCTAAGGGTGCGCACGCGCTAG